The nucleotide sequence CCGTCGGAGCAATCTCGAACGAAGGAGATTTCAACTTCTCGGCCTGCTACACCCATAACTACCGGGAGTTTATGGGCGGCTTCACCGATTGGGTCGAGCAGGTGGCCGAAAGCAAGAACGCGAGCGACTATCGCAGCCGGGTCAGCGATGCCGAGTCGGCCTCGCTGTGGCAGAGTCTGTCCTTCGGAGCGAACTACAAAGCGGCATACTGCTTGGCGGTCTGCCCGGCCGGAGAAGACGTGATCGGGCCGTTCCTCGCCGATCGGAAGACCTTTCTCAAGGAAGTCGTGCGGCCGCTTCAAGAGAAGGAAGAGACGATTTACGTCACCAAAAATTCTGATGCCGCGGATCATGTCGTCAAACGGTTTCCCCACAAAAAGATCAAGTACGTCGGCAACAGCCTGCGACCGAACTCCATCGCGGTTTTCCTCGGAGGAATGCCAAACGTCTTCCAGCCAGGCAAGTCGGCGGGATTGAACGCCACGTTCCACTTCACCTTCACCGGCATCGAGCAGCGGCAGGCAACGGTCGTCATTAAGGAGCAAAAGATCAGTGTGCAAGAGGGGCATGTCGGCCAATCCGATCTGCACGTTACCGCCGACTCGCGAACGTGGATCGGCTTTCTGAGGAACGAAAAAAATGTGGCGTGGGCGTTGATGCGGCGGAAGATTCGGCTCGCTGGCCCACTCAAGCTGCTGGTAGCGTTCGGAAAGTGCTTTCCGAGCGCCACCGGCAGGCACAAACTGGTCGAGTTCGTACCGCAACCCTCTAAGCTCAAGGGCCAGCCTGCGCCCTTCCGTAAAAACGATTCGGCGGCTGAAAAGATCCGGTGGCGGGGCAAGCTCACACTCTCGGAGGTGGTCGACGAGGCTCACGAGGTGAAAACCTTCCGCTTCAGACCCACCGGTGGCGGGCCAATCCCCTTCGACTATCTGCCCGGCCAGTTCGTGACGCTCCATGTCGCCCCTCAGGGCATTCCGACCAAACGTTCCTACACGATCGCGTCGTCCCCCACTTGGCGCGATCGGATCGAGATCACGGTCAAACGAGAAAGCCAGGGTCTGGTCTCGCGGTGGTTGCACGACGAACTGAGGATCGGGGACGAAGTCGAGATTGAAGCGCCGCATGGGGCCTTCAGCTTCAGCGGCCAGGAGACGGACCGCGTGGTATTGATCGGAGGCGGCGTCGGGATTACGCCCCTGATGAGTTCGGTTCGTTATCTCAGCGCGACAAACTGGCCAGGCAAGATCCACTTGATCCTCGGCTTCCGATCGCCGCGCGACTTCATTTTTCAAGAGGAACTAGCCGAGTTGCAGACATGCAACGCCAATCTCGGTGTCACCATCACCATGAGCGGCCCGCAAGACGAGCCTTGGTCCGGGCGCGTCGGCCGAATCGATGCGGCCCTGCTCGCTTCGACCGTGCCTGATCTCGCGGCCCATCGGGTGCATATCTGCGGCCCGCAGCCGATGATGGACGCGGTTAAGGCCGCACTCGTTTCGCTCGGTGTTCCACCTGCTCAAGTCAAGACAGAGGCGTTCGGGACGGTCAAACGTGATCCGTCCGCGAAGAATGCCGGATCAACGGAGATCGCGGGCAGGGCCTACTTCCTGGCTTCCGGCGTGACCGCGCCCGTTCCGGTC is from Planctomycetia bacterium and encodes:
- a CDS encoding 2Fe-2S iron-sulfur cluster-binding protein, yielding MRWRGKLTLSEVVDEAHEVKTFRFRPTGGGPIPFDYLPGQFVTLHVAPQGIPTKRSYTIASSPTWRDRIEITVKRESQGLVSRWLHDELRIGDEVEIEAPHGAFSFSGQETDRVVLIGGGVGITPLMSSVRYLSATNWPGKIHLILGFRSPRDFIFQEELAELQTCNANLGVTITMSGPQDEPWSGRVGRIDAALLASTVPDLAAHRVHICGPQPMMDAVKAALVSLGVPPAQVKTEAFGTVKRDPSAKNAGSTEIAGRAYFLASGVTAPVPVDATILDAADTAGVSIDNACRSGTCASCRVKLVSGQVTMAVEDALTDQDRAEGYILACQAKIQGDIEVNA